The Methanococcoides methylutens MM1 genome has a window encoding:
- the mcrB gene encoding coenzyme-B sulfoethylthiotransferase subunit beta yields the protein MSDKVDIYDDRGTLLESGVDIMALAPTTNAAIGKIIKDTKRTVAVNLAGIEKGLATGKYGGKGRQILGRGLEYDIVGNADAIAESVANLVKTSDDDDTNVKVIGGGKQLLVQVPSARTDAGADFVSGSTVSAAAVVQTIIDTYNTDMFDAPLVKGAVWGSYPQTMDMSGGNVASILSIPQQNEGLGFSLRNIMTNHVAAITGRKAMNAAALSSIYEQAGMFEMGNAVGSFARHQLLGFAYQGLNANNIVYEMVKENGKTGTVGSVIETVVEKALEAGIIEVDHKAPSGYNFYKANDVSMWNACAAAGQLAATLVNCAAGRAAQNVSSTILYFNDMLEKETGLPGCDMGRAQGTGVGFSFFSHSIYGGGGPGIFNGNHVVTRHSRGFAIPCVSAACSLDAGTQMITIEKTSGLVGNVFGSIEEFREPIKAVAGAL from the coding sequence CACAAAGAGGACTGTAGCTGTCAACCTTGCAGGTATCGAGAAAGGTCTCGCAACCGGCAAGTATGGTGGCAAAGGACGTCAGATCCTTGGCCGTGGTCTTGAGTATGATATCGTAGGGAACGCAGACGCAATCGCAGAATCTGTTGCAAATCTTGTAAAGACAAGCGACGATGATGACACAAACGTAAAAGTGATCGGTGGCGGAAAACAGCTTCTTGTGCAGGTTCCAAGCGCAAGGACAGACGCTGGTGCTGACTTCGTTTCAGGAAGTACAGTAAGTGCAGCAGCTGTTGTACAGACCATCATTGACACATACAACACCGACATGTTCGATGCACCACTCGTAAAGGGCGCTGTCTGGGGTAGCTACCCACAGACCATGGACATGAGCGGCGGAAACGTTGCATCAATTCTTAGCATACCACAGCAGAATGAAGGTCTTGGATTCTCCCTTAGGAACATCATGACCAACCACGTCGCTGCTATCACAGGCAGAAAGGCAATGAACGCTGCTGCACTCTCCTCAATATATGAGCAGGCAGGTATGTTCGAGATGGGTAACGCAGTAGGTTCATTCGCAAGACACCAGTTACTCGGATTCGCATATCAGGGTCTTAACGCTAACAACATCGTCTACGAAATGGTCAAAGAGAACGGCAAGACCGGTACAGTCGGATCAGTCATCGAGACCGTTGTCGAGAAAGCACTCGAAGCAGGTATCATCGAGGTCGACCACAAGGCACCATCCGGATACAACTTCTACAAGGCAAATGACGTTTCCATGTGGAACGCATGCGCAGCAGCAGGTCAGCTCGCAGCTACACTCGTAAACTGTGCAGCAGGCAGAGCAGCTCAGAATGTATCATCAACCATCCTGTACTTCAACGACATGCTTGAGAAAGAAACAGGTCTTCCAGGCTGTGACATGGGTAGAGCACAGGGTACTGGTGTAGGATTCTCCTTCTTCAGTCACTCAATCTATGGTGGCGGTGGACCAGGTATCTTCAATGGTAACCACGTTGTAACAAGACACTCCAGAGGATTCGCAATTCCTTGTGTATCCGCTGCATGTTCACTTGATGCAGGTACTCAGATGATCACCATCGAGAAGACATCAGGACTTGTTGGAAATGTGTTCGGTTCAATCGAAGAATTCAGAGAGCCAATTAAGGCAGTTGCAGGGGCACTCTAA
- the mcrD gene encoding methyl-coenzyme M reductase operon protein D, with protein sequence MVDSASNTENLIQIEIFPRRLLSPETAKELLVELSKIEGITRAFVQGPRLPVTVPYGPATGQIVNHKFSDTIRIGETDISLAVIVGRIRLEVLNSEIRDNIREVCERLLPMGLEFREGLFLPTRQTVSDYAKRGPGADPTVLGLTDPKGKVGNRICTLNPAE encoded by the coding sequence ATGGTCGATTCTGCATCAAATACAGAAAACCTCATACAGATCGAGATATTTCCACGAAGGTTACTCAGCCCGGAAACCGCAAAGGAACTACTCGTCGAACTGAGCAAAATAGAAGGCATCACAAGGGCATTCGTACAGGGCCCAAGACTTCCAGTGACCGTACCATATGGTCCTGCGACAGGACAGATTGTCAACCATAAGTTCAGTGACACGATCCGTATCGGTGAAACGGACATTAGCTTGGCCGTGATCGTTGGCCGCATAAGGCTGGAAGTCCTTAACTCAGAGATAAGAGACAATATAAGGGAAGTTTGTGAGCGACTACTTCCAATGGGACTCGAATTCAGAGAAGGACTTTTCTTACCAACCAGGCAGACCGTTTCCGACTATGCAAAACGTGGTCCTGGAGCAGATCCAACAGTCCTCGGACTGACAGATCCAAAAGGCAAAGTGGGTAATCGTATTTGTACCTTAAATCCAGCGGAATGA